Part of the Sporichthyaceae bacterium genome, CGCACGACGAGCGCTACGACGACGGGTATGCGGCCGCGCAGTCCTTCCTGGCCCTGGTGCACGCCCCGATGTCCGCCACCGAAATCGTGCTGCCGCACGGCGGGCACAACTTCCCCACCTGGACCGCTGAGTTCCCCCGACTGCTGACCTGGATGGACCAACGCCTGCAGGCGGCCGCCGCGCAGTGAGCGAGCGCAGCGAGCTCATCAATAGGCACAGTGGCAACGTGGTCCCCGAGCCGCACGAGTGCAGCGAGGCACGCCGGTGAGCTGACACCATGGCCGGGCCTACCCGAGGAGCCCCGCCCGTGACCGGCCTGCACCTGCTCTTGTCCACCTCCGACACCGATCTGCTCTCCGCGCGCTCCTCCGGTGCCGGCTGGCGGTTGGCCAACCCGGCCCGGCTCACCCCCGACGACCTGCGGCCGTTGCTGGACGGAGTCGATCTGGTGGTGCTGCGCTACCTCGGCGGCTATCGGGACTGGTCGGACGGCATCGACGCGTTACGCGCGTCCGGGCGGCCCTTGGTGGTGCTGGGCGGCGAGCAGGCCCCCGACGCGGACCTGATGGCCGCCTCGACGGTGCCCGCCGGGGTGGCCGCGCAGGCGCACGCGTACCTGGCGCACGGCGGCGCGACCAACCTCGCCGAGCTGCACCGGTTCCTGTCCGACACCGTGCTGCTGACCGGTCACGGATTCTCCCCGCCGCAGGCATTGCCGGTCTGGGGCGAGTTGTCCCGGGTGCCATCGCGAGAGCTGCCGGAGAACGCCCCGCGGGTGGCGGTGCTGTACTACCGCGCCCATCACGTGGCCGGGAACACCGCGTTCGTCGAGGCGTTGTGCGGGGCGATCGAGGGCGCGGGCGCCCGCCCGATGCCGGTGTACTGCGCATCGTTGCGCACCCCGGAGCCGGCCATGCTGGCCCGGTTGGCCGAGGTCGATGCGCTGGTGGTGACCGTGCTCGCGGCGGGCGGGACCCGGCCGGCCACGGCGAGCGCCGGTGAGGAGGACGAATCCTGGGACGTGGCCGCGTTGGCCGCGTTGGACGTGCCGATCCTTCAGGGCCTGTGCCTGACCTGGTCGCGGGCCGCCTGGCTGGCCGCCGACGAGGGGCTGTCGCCACTGGACACCGCCACCCAGATCGCGGTGCCGGAGTTCGACGGCCGGCTGATCACCGTGCCGTTCTCGTTCAAGGAGATCGACGCGGACGGGTTGACTGTGTACGCCGCGGATCCCGAGCGATGCGCCCGGGTGGCGGGCATTGCGGTGGCGCACGCACGGCTGCGGCACGTGGCGCCGGCGAACAAGAAACTGGCCATCATGCTGTCCGCGTACCCGACCAAGCACTCCCGGATCGGCAACGCGGTGGGCCTGGACACCCCGGCCAGCGTAATCGATCTGCTGCATGCGCTGCACGCCGCGGGTTACAACATCGGCCCGTTGGACTCCCGGGGCCTGCCCGGCGTCGCGGCCCGGGACGGCGATGCCCTCATGCACGGGTTGATCGCGGCCGGCGGGCAGGACCCGAATTGGCTGACGGAGACTCAGCTGACGGCCAATCCGGTGCGGATGTCCTCCGGCGGGTATCGGGCCTGGTTCGACATACTGCCCGCTGCGTTGCGGGACGCCGTCGAGGAGCACTGGGGTCCGGCGCCGGGTGAATTGTTCGTGGACCACTCGGTGGACCCCGATGGGGAGATCGTGCTGGCCGCGATCACCGCGGGCAATGTGGCACTGATGGTGCAGCCGCCCCGGGGTTTCGGGGAGAACCCGGTGGCGATCTATCACGACCCCGACCTGCCGCCGTCGCACCACTACCTGGCGGCCTACCGCTGGCTGGGCAGCACCGGGCCCGGTTGTTTCGGGGCGCACGCGATGATCCACGTCGGCAAGCACGGCAACCTGGAGTGGCTGCCGGGCAAGGCGGCGGGCATGTCCGCGGCGTGCGCCACCGACGCCGCGATCGGCGATCTGCCGCTGATCTATCCGTTCCTGGTCAACGACCCCGGCGAGGGCACCCAAGCCAAACGCCGCGCGCACGCCACGCTGGTGGACCACCTGGTGCCGCCGATGGCCCGCGCGGAGAGCTACGGCGACATCACCCGCCTCGAGCAGCTGCTCGACGAGCACGCGCAGATCGCCGCGATGGACCCGGCCAAGCTGCCCGCCATCCGCGCCCAGATCTGGACCCTGATCCAGGCCGCCAAACTCGACCACGACCTGGGCCTGGACGATCGCCCGCACGACGCGGAGTTCGACGAGTTGATCCTGCACGTCGACGGCTGGC contains:
- the cobN gene encoding cobaltochelatase subunit CobN, with amino-acid sequence MTGLHLLLSTSDTDLLSARSSGAGWRLANPARLTPDDLRPLLDGVDLVVLRYLGGYRDWSDGIDALRASGRPLVVLGGEQAPDADLMAASTVPAGVAAQAHAYLAHGGATNLAELHRFLSDTVLLTGHGFSPPQALPVWGELSRVPSRELPENAPRVAVLYYRAHHVAGNTAFVEALCGAIEGAGARPMPVYCASLRTPEPAMLARLAEVDALVVTVLAAGGTRPATASAGEEDESWDVAALAALDVPILQGLCLTWSRAAWLAADEGLSPLDTATQIAVPEFDGRLITVPFSFKEIDADGLTVYAADPERCARVAGIAVAHARLRHVAPANKKLAIMLSAYPTKHSRIGNAVGLDTPASVIDLLHALHAAGYNIGPLDSRGLPGVAARDGDALMHGLIAAGGQDPNWLTETQLTANPVRMSSGGYRAWFDILPAALRDAVEEHWGPAPGELFVDHSVDPDGEIVLAAITAGNVALMVQPPRGFGENPVAIYHDPDLPPSHHYLAAYRWLGSTGPGCFGAHAMIHVGKHGNLEWLPGKAAGMSAACATDAAIGDLPLIYPFLVNDPGEGTQAKRRAHATLVDHLVPPMARAESYGDITRLEQLLDEHAQIAAMDPAKLPAIRAQIWTLIQAAKLDHDLGLDDRPHDAEFDELILHVDGWLCEIKDVQIRDGLHTLGRVPVGEGRIDLVLAMLRARQMWGGHVSALPGLREALGLAEDGTASREDTDRTEALARTLVSAMESHAWNPDKVDEIVADVILLDHRNAPSVVNEDDISAVLRFAATEIVPRLERTGDEIGHVLHALAGGYVPAGPSGSPLRGLINVLPTGRNFYSVDPKAVPSRLAYATGAAMADSLLERYRAEHGEWPRSVGLSVWGTSAMRTSGDDIGEVLALLGVRPVWDEASRRVVNLEVIESAELGRPRIDVTVRISGFFRDAFPHVVALLDDAVALVAGLDEDPALNYVRAHVETDLEQHGDVRRATVRVFGSKPGAYGAGLLPLIDSGNWRTDADLAEVYAIWGGYAYGRDLDGVPARTDMEQAYRRIAVAAKNTDTREHDIADSDDYFQYHGGMIATVRALTGKDPAAYVGDSTNPTAVRTRTLSEETARIFRARVVNPRWLAAMRKHGYKGAFELAATVDYLFGYDATAGVVADWMYEQLTATYVRDPEQRKFFTESNPWALHGITERLLEAAERGMWEHPEPESLDALRQVFLETEGDLEAGT